A window of the Streptomyces sp. Ag109_O5-10 genome harbors these coding sequences:
- the nuoH gene encoding NADH-quinone oxidoreductase subunit NuoH produces MSPYLAAEDLSMFGRDPWWLVVLKAVFCFAFLMVTVLISIVMERKVVAWMQLRIGPNRHGPWGMLQSLADGIKLMLKEDVVVKRADKVVYVLAPIVAAIPAFMAIAVIPFGPADNEISIFGHRTTMQLTDLPIAMLYILAVASVGIYGIVLAGWSSGSTYPLLGGLRSCAQMISYEIAMGAAFASVFLYSGSMSTSTIVDQQQGRWYILLLPVSFVLYVVTMIGETNRAPFDMPESEGDLVGGFNTEYSSIKFAMFMLAEYVNMVTVSAVSTTLFLGGWRAPWPISTVWAGANHGWWPMLWFVAKVVLLLFGFVWVRGTLPRVRYDQLMKLGWKVLIPVSVVWLMLVATVRTLRNQNYDFADIALYVGGGVLALLVLSFVVDMFRDKGQEAAQPNAEPAAFDPMAGGFPVPPLPGQELPPVPRRTPRRERELIVSGGPDTVSDGPTDGKEASDG; encoded by the coding sequence ATGAGCCCGTACCTCGCCGCTGAAGACCTCTCCATGTTCGGCCGCGACCCCTGGTGGCTGGTCGTCCTCAAGGCGGTCTTCTGCTTCGCCTTCCTGATGGTGACCGTGCTGATCTCCATCGTCATGGAGCGCAAGGTCGTCGCCTGGATGCAGCTGCGCATCGGCCCCAACCGGCACGGTCCCTGGGGCATGCTCCAGTCGCTCGCCGACGGCATCAAACTGATGCTCAAGGAAGACGTCGTCGTCAAACGCGCCGACAAGGTCGTCTACGTCCTTGCGCCGATCGTCGCGGCGATCCCGGCGTTCATGGCCATCGCGGTCATCCCGTTCGGCCCGGCCGACAACGAGATCTCCATCTTCGGCCACCGCACCACGATGCAGCTCACCGACCTGCCGATCGCGATGCTCTACATCCTCGCGGTCGCCTCCGTCGGCATCTACGGCATCGTCCTCGCCGGATGGAGCTCCGGCTCCACCTACCCGCTCCTCGGCGGCCTGCGCTCCTGCGCCCAGATGATCTCCTACGAGATCGCCATGGGCGCCGCGTTCGCCTCCGTGTTCCTGTACTCCGGGTCGATGTCGACGTCCACGATCGTCGACCAGCAGCAGGGCCGCTGGTACATCCTGCTGCTGCCGGTCTCGTTCGTCCTCTACGTCGTCACCATGATCGGCGAGACCAACCGCGCACCCTTCGACATGCCCGAGTCCGAGGGCGACCTGGTCGGCGGCTTCAACACCGAGTACTCGTCGATCAAGTTCGCGATGTTCATGCTCGCCGAGTACGTCAACATGGTGACCGTCTCGGCCGTGTCGACCACCCTGTTCCTCGGCGGCTGGCGGGCCCCCTGGCCGATCAGCACCGTCTGGGCGGGGGCCAACCACGGCTGGTGGCCGATGCTCTGGTTCGTCGCCAAGGTCGTCCTGCTGCTGTTCGGCTTCGTCTGGGTGCGCGGCACGCTCCCGCGCGTGCGCTACGACCAGTTGATGAAGCTCGGCTGGAAGGTCCTCATCCCGGTCTCCGTCGTCTGGCTGATGCTCGTCGCGACCGTGCGGACCCTGCGCAACCAGAACTACGACTTCGCCGACATCGCCCTCTACGTCGGCGGTGGAGTCCTCGCACTGCTGGTCCTGTCCTTCGTCGTCGACATGTTCCGCGACAAGGGCCAGGAGGCCGCGCAGCCGAACGCCGAACCGGCCGCGTTCGACCCGATGGCGGGCGGCTTCCCCGTACCGCCGCTGCCCGGACAGGAACTGCCGCCGGTGCCCCGGCGCACCCCCCGCCGGGAGCGGGAGCTGATTGTCAGTGGCGGGCCGGACACTGTCAGTGACGGACCTACGGATGGAAAGGAGGCGTCCGATGGCTGA
- a CDS encoding NADH-quinone oxidoreductase subunit G has translation MTVTTSSPSSGGTAAVPPEDLVTLTIDGIEISVPKGTLVIRAAEQLGIEIPRFCDHPLLDPAGACRQCIVEVEGQRKPMASCTITCTDGMVVKTHLTSPVAEKAQHGVMELLLINHPLDCPVCDKGGECPLQNQAMSHGNAESRFEGRKRTYEKPVPISTQVLLDRERCVLCARCTRFSNQVAGDPMIELLERGALQQVGTGEGDPFESYFSGNTIQICPVGALTSAAYRFRSRPFDLISSPSVCEHCSGGCATRTDHRRGKVMRRLAADDPEVNEEWICDKGRFAFRYTQQKDRLETPLVRNAQGVLEAASWPEALEAAARGLAAARSRAGVLTGGRLTVEDAYAYSKFARVALDTNDIDFRARVHTSEEADFLAARVAGRGRDLDGTGVTYTSLEKAPAVLLVGFESEEEAPGVFLRLRKAWRKHKQQVFSLATYATRGLEKAGGTLLPAAPGTETEWLDALASGVGLEESGTRAAESLRSEGAVIVVGERLASVAGGLTAAVRAATATGAQLVWIPRRAGERGALEAGALPSLLPGGRPATDPRAREEVAAAWGVSELPLRYGRDTGQIVEAAARGELSALLVAGVEVADLPDPARARAALEAVGFLVSLELRPSEVTEHADVVLPVAAVAEKAGTFLNWEGRARLFEAALKPEQMTRRLPPTDARVLQMLADAMDVHLGLPDLRTARAELDRLAAWDGPKACAPLETAASLPRPAAGEAVLAGHRLLLDQGVLQDGDDALAGTRHAAHARVSAATAAEAGVEDGGLIAVTAGAGTVELPLRITEMPDRVVWLPLNSAGGGVASDTGALPGSLVRIGPAGTAGEAPKEVEA, from the coding sequence CGAACAGCTCGGCATCGAGATCCCGCGCTTCTGCGACCACCCCCTGCTGGACCCGGCCGGCGCCTGCCGCCAGTGCATCGTCGAGGTCGAGGGCCAGCGCAAGCCCATGGCCTCCTGCACGATCACCTGTACGGACGGGATGGTGGTTAAGACTCACCTCACCTCGCCCGTCGCCGAGAAGGCCCAGCACGGCGTGATGGAGCTGCTGCTCATCAACCACCCGCTGGACTGCCCGGTCTGCGACAAGGGCGGCGAGTGCCCGTTGCAGAACCAGGCCATGTCGCACGGCAACGCCGAGTCCCGCTTCGAGGGCCGCAAGCGCACCTACGAGAAGCCCGTCCCGATCTCCACCCAGGTGCTCCTGGACCGCGAACGGTGCGTGCTGTGCGCCCGCTGCACCCGGTTCTCCAACCAGGTCGCCGGCGACCCGATGATCGAACTCCTGGAGCGCGGCGCGCTGCAGCAGGTCGGCACCGGCGAGGGCGACCCGTTCGAGTCGTACTTCTCCGGGAACACCATCCAGATCTGCCCGGTCGGCGCTCTCACCTCGGCGGCGTACCGCTTCCGCTCCCGGCCCTTCGACCTGATCTCCTCGCCGTCCGTGTGCGAGCACTGCTCGGGCGGCTGTGCCACCCGCACCGACCACCGGCGCGGCAAGGTCATGCGGCGGCTCGCCGCCGACGACCCCGAGGTCAACGAGGAGTGGATCTGCGACAAGGGACGCTTCGCGTTCCGGTACACGCAGCAGAAGGACCGCCTGGAGACCCCGCTGGTCCGCAATGCCCAGGGGGTCCTCGAAGCCGCCTCCTGGCCGGAGGCCCTCGAAGCCGCCGCCCGGGGCCTGGCCGCCGCCCGCTCCCGGGCCGGCGTCCTCACCGGTGGCCGGCTCACCGTCGAGGACGCCTACGCGTACAGCAAGTTCGCGCGCGTGGCCCTCGACACCAACGACATCGACTTCCGCGCGCGCGTGCACACCAGCGAGGAGGCCGACTTCCTGGCCGCACGGGTGGCGGGCCGCGGCCGCGACCTGGACGGTACGGGCGTCACCTACACCTCCCTGGAGAAGGCACCCGCCGTCCTCCTCGTCGGGTTCGAGTCGGAAGAGGAGGCGCCCGGCGTCTTCCTGCGGCTGCGCAAGGCCTGGCGCAAGCACAAGCAGCAGGTGTTCTCCCTCGCCACGTACGCCACACGCGGGCTGGAGAAGGCGGGGGGCACGCTGCTGCCGGCCGCACCAGGCACCGAGACCGAGTGGCTGGACGCACTCGCGAGCGGAGTCGGCCTGGAGGAGTCCGGCACCCGGGCCGCCGAGTCGCTGCGCTCCGAGGGCGCGGTGATCGTCGTAGGGGAACGGCTGGCGTCGGTCGCCGGCGGCCTCACCGCCGCCGTACGGGCCGCCACCGCCACCGGCGCCCAGCTGGTGTGGATCCCCCGCCGGGCCGGTGAACGCGGCGCGCTCGAGGCGGGTGCGCTGCCGTCGCTGCTGCCGGGCGGCCGCCCGGCCACCGACCCACGCGCGCGTGAGGAGGTCGCCGCCGCCTGGGGCGTCTCCGAACTCCCGCTCCGCTACGGCCGCGACACCGGCCAGATCGTCGAGGCCGCCGCCCGCGGCGAACTGTCCGCCCTGCTGGTCGCCGGCGTAGAGGTCGCCGACCTGCCCGACCCGGCACGCGCGCGTGCGGCACTCGAAGCCGTCGGCTTCCTGGTCTCGCTGGAGCTGCGGCCCAGCGAGGTCACCGAGCACGCCGACGTCGTCCTGCCGGTCGCCGCGGTCGCCGAGAAGGCCGGCACCTTCCTCAACTGGGAAGGCCGGGCGCGTCTCTTCGAGGCCGCCCTCAAGCCCGAGCAGATGACCCGGCGGCTGCCGCCCACCGACGCGCGCGTGCTGCAGATGCTCGCCGACGCCATGGACGTCCACCTCGGCCTGCCCGACCTGCGCACCGCGCGGGCGGAACTGGACCGGCTCGCCGCCTGGGACGGACCCAAGGCCTGCGCACCCCTGGAGACGGCGGCCTCGCTGCCCAGGCCCGCCGCCGGGGAGGCCGTGCTCGCCGGGCACCGGCTCCTCCTCGACCAGGGCGTCCTCCAGGACGGCGACGACGCACTGGCAGGCACCCGGCACGCCGCCCACGCGCGCGTGTCCGCGGCGACCGCCGCCGAGGCGGGCGTCGAGGACGGCGGCCTCATCGCCGTCACCGCGGGCGCCGGCACCGTCGAACTCCCGCTCAGGATCACCGAGATGCCCGACCGCGTGGTCTGGCTCCCGCTGAACTCGGCCGGCGGCGGCGTCGCCTCCGACACCGGGGCGCTGCCCGGCTCCCTCGTCCGCATCGGCCCGGCGGGTACCGCCGGTGAGGCACCCAAGGAGGTGGAGGCATGA